From one Methanomassiliicoccales archaeon genomic stretch:
- the amrS gene encoding AmmeMemoRadiSam system radical SAM enzyme — protein MTNNKKDLDRILKQQVVREAILYERVGDSKVRCGLCERRCVIASGARGFCKTRINIEGRLFILVYGNLSAIESRPIEIKPLYHYWPGSTALTFSTWSCNFNCPWCQNYHLSRRIPDPEVDDYTSPDDIVNLAILRGDHGLCASFQEPTLLTDWALDAFRKGRARGLYSCFVTNGYLTPEALMLLREAGLTGAKIDVKGDKEVYRKFCGNVDINKVWRNVRLAIELGVHVEIVNLLVTGVNDDEFSIRSLIEEHIKNAGPETPLHFTRYFPAYKYKEPPTDLSVMYNAYEIARDAGIEYVYLGNISESTYENTVCPECGAVLIKRSYYRVIKGELSRDHRCMRCGKVVPIIGKVVER, from the coding sequence ATGACGAATAATAAGAAAGATCTGGATCGGATTCTTAAACAGCAGGTGGTGAGGGAAGCAATTCTCTATGAACGGGTCGGGGATTCTAAAGTGCGTTGTGGACTCTGCGAAAGAAGGTGCGTAATTGCTTCTGGTGCGAGAGGATTCTGCAAGACGAGGATAAACATCGAAGGGCGACTCTTCATCCTCGTCTATGGCAATTTGAGCGCGATTGAAAGCCGCCCCATCGAAATCAAGCCGTTGTATCATTATTGGCCAGGTTCAACCGCTCTCACCTTCTCCACATGGTCTTGCAATTTCAATTGTCCTTGGTGCCAGAATTATCATCTCTCAAGGAGAATTCCCGATCCAGAAGTCGATGATTACACCAGTCCGGATGATATTGTCAACCTCGCCATATTAAGAGGGGATCATGGGCTTTGCGCAAGTTTTCAGGAGCCGACACTTCTTACCGATTGGGCTCTAGATGCTTTCAGGAAAGGGAGGGCACGCGGATTGTATTCATGCTTTGTAACGAATGGCTATTTGACTCCTGAAGCTCTTATGCTTCTGAGAGAAGCCGGTCTTACTGGCGCAAAAATCGATGTGAAGGGTGACAAAGAGGTCTATCGGAAATTCTGCGGCAACGTCGATATAAATAAGGTATGGAGAAATGTCCGTCTCGCCATAGAATTGGGAGTGCACGTTGAGATCGTCAATCTTCTCGTGACGGGGGTCAATGACGACGAATTCTCGATACGATCGTTGATTGAAGAGCATATCAAGAATGCTGGTCCTGAGACGCCCTTGCATTTCACTAGGTATTTCCCAGCATATAAGTATAAAGAACCACCGACGGATCTTAGTGTTATGTACAACGCCTATGAAATTGCGAGAGACGCGGGAATCGAATACGTCTATTTAGGGAATATTTCGGAGAGTACATATGAAAACACGGTATGCCCGGAGTGTGGCGCAGTTCTCATCAAAAGGTCGTATTATCGTGTTATAAAAGGAGAGCTTTCGCGGGATCATCGCTGCATGAGATGTGGCAAGGTGGTCCCCATCATCGGCAAAGTCGTTGAGCGATGA
- a CDS encoding MBL fold metallo-hydrolase RNA specificity domain-containing protein → MTAEITVYDGCQSIGGNKIYLEFDGHGVFFDFGINYEKLGRFCEEFLAPRPGRGIHDYLHIGQLPHLNIYRDDLVPTDVDLSKFQKMRVDAVFLSHAHLDHVGRASMLDFKIPFVASPMTFALLKCLRDCDSHHIEHEVVYANRRTPGKNDRYLAVARSDPLKGRKLVIAGPMTNRFENFMTFCPLRKRFDSGELLKQEDVDIEFRQFDTDHSIYGSSAFGVNTSCGWIVYTGDLRMHGRFADKTKTFVNEARALCPRALIIEGTRIDATQEGITEKTVYETCLGASSDEKGLIVADFSPRNFERLDTFKRIAKELGRELVVLMKDAYCLDAISCVDGRDHMENVRVYRDIKEKMESYETEVETRHEEALIDPMDIALDPRKFIVCFSFWDMNRLLDIKPRGGTYIYSSSEAYTEEQAIDFYRLRNWLSLFGMKIRGFEIVEDSQGPRPKFDPGYHASGHAPAEDLVKIIDMIDPEVVIPVHTVKPERFSELIDREVLVPIEGSPIELSG, encoded by the coding sequence TTGACTGCCGAAATTACTGTTTATGACGGATGTCAGTCGATTGGTGGCAACAAGATCTATTTGGAATTTGACGGGCATGGCGTCTTTTTCGATTTCGGTATTAATTATGAGAAATTAGGCAGGTTTTGCGAGGAGTTCCTCGCACCGAGGCCTGGAAGAGGAATTCATGATTATCTGCATATCGGCCAGTTACCCCATCTAAATATTTATAGAGATGATCTCGTACCAACTGACGTTGATTTATCAAAATTTCAGAAAATGAGGGTCGATGCCGTTTTCCTCTCGCACGCACACCTCGATCACGTTGGGAGGGCGTCAATGCTTGATTTCAAAATACCGTTCGTTGCATCGCCCATGACATTTGCTTTGCTTAAATGTTTAAGGGATTGCGATAGCCATCACATTGAGCATGAGGTAGTATATGCTAATCGGAGAACGCCTGGAAAAAACGACAGATATCTTGCGGTTGCAAGAAGTGATCCCCTTAAGGGGAGGAAATTGGTTATTGCAGGACCGATGACGAACAGATTTGAGAATTTCATGACCTTTTGTCCGTTGCGAAAAAGGTTCGATAGCGGCGAACTCTTGAAGCAGGAGGATGTCGACATAGAATTTAGACAATTCGATACTGATCATTCTATTTACGGTTCTTCGGCGTTTGGCGTGAACACGTCTTGCGGTTGGATTGTGTATACTGGAGATCTGAGAATGCATGGTCGTTTTGCCGATAAGACAAAGACCTTCGTCAATGAAGCAAGAGCGCTCTGCCCACGCGCCCTCATCATCGAGGGCACGAGGATCGATGCGACACAAGAGGGCATTACCGAGAAAACCGTTTACGAAACGTGCTTGGGCGCTTCTTCAGATGAAAAAGGACTGATCGTCGCAGACTTCTCGCCACGGAATTTCGAGCGACTTGATACATTCAAAAGGATCGCTAAAGAATTGGGACGAGAACTCGTCGTTCTCATGAAAGACGCCTATTGCCTCGACGCTATCTCGTGTGTTGACGGTAGAGATCACATGGAGAATGTGCGGGTTTATCGCGATATCAAGGAAAAAATGGAGAGTTATGAAACAGAAGTTGAAACAAGGCATGAGGAAGCTCTTATTGACCCAATGGACATCGCCCTGGATCCCAGGAAATTTATTGTTTGTTTTTCTTTCTGGGATATGAATAGATTACTTGATATTAAGCCAAGAGGTGGCACTTATATCTACTCAAGCAGTGAGGCTTACACAGAAGAGCAGGCTATCGATTTTTATCGGTTAAGAAATTGGCTCTCGCTCTTCGGGATGAAGATAAGGGGGTTTGAGATCGTTGAAGATTCGCAAGGTCCTCGACCGAAATTCGACCCAGGATATCATGCCTCCGGACATGCGCCTGCTGAAGATCTAGTCAAAATCATTGACATGATAGATCCGGAAGTCGTCATTCCCGTTCATACCGTGAAGCCAGAAAGATTTTCAGAATTGATTGATCGCGAGGTCTTGGTTCCCATCGAAGGAAGTCCCATTGAATTGAGCGGTTAA